The following are encoded in a window of Lactobacillus panisapium genomic DNA:
- a CDS encoding metal-dependent hydrolase family protein produces the protein MTKQLFYNFSLFDGNKRDLQADAWMLVDDQTGKIVSVGTDGTNLPSAEQKTDLAGKYVMPGLINCHTHITMEPSVGDGGTTANVVASTVRAVKNLHTFLKSGVTYIRECGSTYDIDITLSKLVADGTIDHAPEILPSGRPYSMTGGHGDFPNFGHLVDSPDEMRKAVRRGQKKGAKAIKVMATGGVMTKNDFMDDPQLSTAEISAAVEEAHHKGNIVAAHAEGNPGILNAIKAKVDSIEHGFYVNDEEIDLMLSQGTFLTPTIVADWAIPKYGTGILPDWEIKKAADALDDLRHNIAHAYKRGVAITLGTDAGTPFNDFSMTPFELELMVKIGFSTYDALQTSCQNSAKLMQIADEYGTLEPNKYADFLVLDANPLADITAVQQEDKAVYKKGQRAY, from the coding sequence ATGACTAAACAACTTTTTTACAATTTTTCATTATTTGATGGTAATAAACGTGATCTCCAAGCTGATGCCTGGATGTTAGTTGATGATCAAACGGGTAAAATCGTCAGCGTAGGGACTGATGGCACTAACCTGCCCTCTGCTGAACAAAAAACCGACTTAGCAGGAAAATATGTGATGCCTGGTTTAATTAATTGCCATACCCACATAACCATGGAGCCAAGCGTTGGGGATGGTGGAACTACAGCTAACGTTGTTGCCTCAACGGTTAGAGCTGTCAAAAACTTACATACCTTTTTAAAATCTGGTGTAACCTACATTCGTGAATGTGGTAGTACTTATGATATTGATATTACCTTAAGCAAGCTAGTTGCTGACGGTACGATTGACCATGCACCCGAGATTCTACCATCAGGTCGGCCTTATTCAATGACTGGCGGTCACGGAGATTTCCCTAACTTTGGTCACTTAGTTGATTCTCCTGATGAAATGCGTAAAGCCGTAAGGCGTGGGCAAAAAAAGGGAGCTAAGGCTATCAAGGTCATGGCAACCGGTGGCGTAATGACTAAAAATGATTTTATGGATGATCCGCAATTGAGTACAGCAGAAATAAGCGCGGCAGTTGAAGAAGCTCATCATAAAGGCAACATCGTAGCCGCACACGCAGAAGGTAATCCAGGAATCTTGAACGCTATCAAAGCCAAAGTCGATTCCATTGAACATGGCTTTTATGTTAATGATGAAGAAATTGATCTTATGCTTTCTCAAGGAACCTTTTTAACGCCAACAATTGTGGCAGACTGGGCTATTCCCAAGTATGGTACTGGCATTTTGCCCGACTGGGAAATTAAAAAAGCAGCTGATGCACTAGATGATTTACGTCATAATATTGCCCATGCCTATAAGCGCGGTGTTGCGATTACCTTAGGTACCGATGCCGGTACGCCATTTAACGATTTTTCTATGACTCCTTTTGAGCTCGAATTGATGGTTAAAATTGGCTTTAGCACATATGATGCTCTGCAGACATCTTGTCAAAACTCAGCTAAATTAATGCAAATTGCCGATGAATACGGCACGCTAGAACCAAACAAATACGCGGACTTCTTAGTATTAGATGCTAACCCATTAGCCGATATTACTGCCGTCCAACAAGAAGATAAAGCGGTATACAAAAAAGGGCAAAGAGCATATTAA